CATATCATCTTTAGTTTTCTATTTGTTGGAAGTCGGCAAGTTAACTAAAGCGTTAAACAAAAATAGTTCGATAGAATTTGCTATTTATTCAACGACTTTAATTATGTAAAGAACCACAGGTCATATATTGAAAGTATAGCCCATCATATTAGAatagttctttttttccttggaATATCGCATAAGAATAGTGATTAACTTATTTAATggtaaaattaataattagtaAACTTGATTAACATGAATAATGCGTCTGTTCTTCCATTGAATTTACAGATAATCCAGTTTTATTATATATGTTATCTGGATTGATGGATATTTAAATCATACCTAATCTACTTTCCTATACCCATTGTGGTGATGCAGTTGGTATTTAATCTAAGTGCTCATTATCTGGAGAGAATAAAGAATAAAGAATAAAGAATAAAGATCTTCCATCTTCCAAGTAAGTTTCCTTTTTACTTTTtgcttttaaatttaattttacgTTCACTTTGTCAAatcttatattatattttatctaTGATCAGTTACGCATTACAACtagtttcattatttaattcTATATCCTCTATAAAATGCTCATAAATTTGAATTTCTCTAGCTCTAAGGTAGTTACCGCCCCCTTTACTGTTTACGTTGAGGGAAACAACCACACCCACAAGAAGTCTGTGACTAAATGAGCTGCCAATATATGAATTTACTTCAACCTCTTTCCTCCAAAGAGGGGGAATAAAAGTTCCATACGTTCTCTTGTGAAAATGATAAATAAGTTATCAATTTTCATCCAGATTTTTTTACTTAAACGGAAAGAAAAGGAAGCAAAGAATTGTTAGTAAATAGTCTCTTTACTTGTGAAGACGAAGGGAATCAGAATGCACTTCTGTGGGGACATGGATGTCCTAGACAAAGAacagacaaaaaaaaaacatcaaattcAAAATCATCTTTAATCactcaaaattattttaatatttaattttatatttttaaatacaattCTCATATAATCAacaaaagtaattttgaaaatgacttgtgattttaataatttaaaaatatatagatgGTTTAAATTATGTATCGAGCTACCGTAACTGGTTTGAACACAGTTactgataaaaaaaaaaaaaaaaaaaaaaaagaaagagaaaaattcGGATCCATATGAGAGGCTAAGGAATTTTTACCATCCCCTCTCATCATTAGAGGGAAGTCGCTGTTATTCTCTGTCCTCTGTATTGGGACTCATTGGATTATTGCATGAAATTATGAAAACTTTGAAGCAAGCATGTGAGCAGGTTCGTATGTCATCTATATTTATGATCCAGGTCTTTGGTCATGGTCcattatttttgtcattttccaACACAATCCTATTGCTGAGAAGCTCTTTCATTCAGTCGTTATCCATTGGAGCCTGAAAGTAATTATTCCACAGCTTTTCTAGGAAATTCACTTTAGACATGAGAGTGATTttcaatttttacttttttttttttttttttttttttttttttttttttaaataagcttATAAATACTAGTGGCACTCCTTGAAAACTTGGGAAGAGGCAAGTATAAACTTCAAAAACATATAACTAAAAGTGTAGCCATGACTTTAAGGATTCCTCTCTTAAGTTGCAACTCAATACTTCTAGTTTCTTAGTGTCCTTAGATGTCAAAGCCAATTCGTAGTGTTCTTAGATGGTAAAGTTAATAGTATTGAAATATTTATGGAAGTGTTTGACCCAAGAAGTTAGGGAGAGTAGAGTCGTGTATTTCACATTTTGTTTGGCCGGCCTGAGAAGTCTATAGGTCCTCATGatagagaaaaaaaacattgattttatgttttattaatTCTTCGTAACATAGACCCCGAAAATTCAGAACTCCTAGACGTGGAAAAAAGATTTATGTAAACATAGGAAATTAAGGGATTTGCAGCAACTTTGGCCCACACATTAGACCCCATCTACATGAACAGGGCAAAccatttaaatttcttttagaaaagCAACTGTCCTCAAGGAAGAACAACTTTGataattaaagaagaaataaCTGGGGCTTATGGACTGTTTTCTAAGTCTCATAATAGTCAAAGAATTTATAGTTGTGGGGCAGAAGACTCTGAAAGCAACTTTTGTTAAAGAGACATGAAAGGAACTATTAAATTGAGGGAGAAACTTATGCAAATATGCTTCTAactttagaaagaaaaatataaattatttttcaagCCCTTGAATTTACTTTATGTCAGCGTGAACTAACcattcttgacattttattaACAAGGACTAATTGCCTCTTATTGATATAATCCTTTCAAGATATTTTATAAAACGAATACCAATGTCGTTATAAAATTATTACCATCATAGGttagtttaataataaaaatgagaCATTGTTTTAATATCTAACTAAGAAATCATAAATTCAATTTATGGTGATTGCCTAACTTAGAAATATTGCAGGGTTAAACGAATTGTCTCGTGAGATCAATAAAAGTTTGTTGTTTGGTGTTAGTGAAACTTCTCTTTCAAATTGACGTGAAAACTTTATTTTTTCTGGCTAGATTTCCCAAGCATCATTCTAAAGATTCGACATTGGACTCGAGCACAGACAATATTCCCTTCGTAGTATATTTTgtaaaagaacaaagaaaaataaaaataaaaaagaaattgagaaaatGATTGGGCTAGGTGTTATGCTTGAGAATATTTCACAAAAAAGATACTGCTTAATCCTTATCAAGATATTGTTTGATATCAGTACCAAGTAGTTTATAATTATTCCTTCATCCTATACTTtgtaatggaaaaaaaaaattaaaagaaattcaGGAAATGATTTGGCCAGGTGTCATGCTTTAGCACAtttcacaaaaaagaaaagagaaatgagCAAATGGgatttttagaaagaaaaaaaaaattggaggGAAGAATTTTGATTTAGAAATTCATACCTTTTGTAGTGGGTAAGTTGCTTGTTAAGAACTTGAGTGGGGTTTGAGTGTTAGCCATAGCTTTCAGATATTATAAATATAAGCTAAGTAGCCATAGCTTTCAGATTCAGCAGAATATTTCCTTTTATTTGAATccttttttttagcttttctAATATTTCTATGCTTTGATATTTTTACTGTTCAACCATAATCTAGTTGATGGTTTTTTgggggttttttcttttttcttttctcttctttcctttttcttactAGTATACAACTGAAAGTGGAACTGTgtggtttaaattttgaattaaaacttgTTTGACAATCCTTTTTGTAAACACtttttgttatctacttttaCAGAATCCAAAgcaagttttgaaaactaaaaagagGTGAAAAGAAATGCTTGTTATTAGTATTAGGATTAGACTAAGAGATTCCTAAATTTCTTCTTTAATAAAAAACCAATtgtgagaattttttttttttggaaagttTATAATTGCTTTAACATGAGACAAGTGGAGGAAATTGTATTTCAAATATGTATGGTGCCTAAAACAAGTTAttacaaaatattttaataaggAAACCTCCAACACGTCAAGGAAGAAGAAACTGAATACTACTAATCAATTTGACAAGAACTTTTTACTATGATTATATTTTTAGCACTTTAGCACCTTATAAAAGGTAGTTAAATTGAGACCATAGATATGAATTGTTGATTATGCTAGATGCCTAGATTCGTATAGAGTTAGGAGTATAATGATAATTAGATATTCAGGAAGTTAATGGTTATTATGTAAGTGTGATTATTAGTAGTCACTATGTAATTGTGGTTACTAGGATGATTACATTATGTTATAGATGGAGGAAAGGTAGGTGAGATGGGAGAAGATTGTGTAGAGTGATCTAGGGTTAAGGTAAAAGCACTCGAAAAGGGAGGTTCTAAGTGCCTTATACTTAGATTTATCttgtattttcttataatttaattacaATAAATTTATATCTTGTTCTTGTGAAGAATAttctaataaattattaataattttgCTTATTTGCCTATATAGTTAGTTTTGATTGGACATGCTTGTGAGTTGTTTTGATTGGTCATTTTATACATGTTTGTGAACACATGCTTGTGAGTTGTTTGAAAATGACGAATGCTTTTAGGtttagtaaaataaataaaaatatttttttaaaaaatatttaatggATACTAAATAAATTACTATCATATAGTATTGATACATGGGTTTTATCACTTTttattatttgtaaatattctttgaaattttgttatttagaaaaactttaaaatatgTAATAGTTGAAAAAATGGAATTTAATTTTCATCTCAACTTAAATTTAAATacttataaaaaaatttgactcatgaaaaattcaaaataagggttacaaaatgaattaaaatatttaaataattttaattttatttaggaTATTTTGTGatacttgtaaatatttttaaaagttttatcatttaaaataaatttaattttattctaCCTTAATTGAAAAGTTACTTTTTGTCTGCATTTATCAATTCACCTTATGACCTCCATTTCTTTCAATTGTTCCTCAAACAATAAGTATTCTGTACAACAGACTTTTCAAccttaaaaatgaaaaatgaatggCCTTTCACTTATCCCATCAAATTAATTTCACTTTCATTTCCCCCATAAACTGTAAACATCACAATTGATTTATAGTTTTGTGCTGTggttttttcctttcttttcattACTATTATTTCTTAATTCCTAACTGATCCCTTATAAGCTACCTTTCTGCTAGGCCATTTTTATAAGACACAAACAAAACTTCCAAGCTCTCATCAAAGCATCAGTACAAGGTTTACCTTGTTGCACTGCCAATACGAATGGTTATGCGGCTACGGGACTAAAAGAGGAAGATGACTGCAAACTTGCAGCATAATCCCTAGCCCATAGGTCGTAATGTACGATCTCCTCAAGGGAAGGTGTTGTGATCAATTCGTTTCGATGCTTGTCACATGTTAGCTCCACAACCTTGAAAATGTCCAAGTAGCCGATTCTGTAAACAAGCAAAACTAAGGATTATCCTTGGAATTCTCGTCCTAGACCTAACGTTGGGTAGTAATATAATGTCAATGGAGTATGGGGTATGGAGTTAAATACGTACTTTTCATCAATGAACATTTCCACCGCCTTCTCGTTAGCTGCACTAAGGACTCCAGTCATGGTTCCACCCGCCCGTCCAGCCGCGTATGCCAGATCCATGGATGGGTATTTTACATTGTCTGGAGTTTTGAATGTGAGCGAACCTAGCCTGCATCATCAAATAAGGCGTAGATGATCATGAAGGTCACTTAAGGACGAAGAAAAAGCGAGAGCTAATTGAAAAACATACTTGCAAAGATCAAGGCGAGGCCAAGTTACTTCGGAGCAGTATAGTCTTTCTGGCCATGTTATGGTGTATGCTATGGGCAATCGCATATCAGGCCAACCCAATTGTGCTAAAACAGATGAATCCTGAAGACAGAAAGAGAAGACGCTCAAGATCTTAGCTGCCTCGTCCATTTCTTATCGAAATTAATCATTACTGTAGAGTGGTACAGACCTGTGTTTCTACCATAGAATGTATGATGGACTGTGGGTGGATTACAATCTCAATGTCATCATATTCAGCTCCAAATAAATAGTGTGCTTCAATGACTTCTAGACCCTGTCCAAAAATGAAACTTATCTTGTTACATGCAAACTTCTTAAACAACAGATATGTGAGTGTTTCTTATTAATTTGCAACTTGAATCACAAGGAAGAATTTGAATTATACCTTGTTGAAAAGAGTGGCAGAGTCGACAGTGATCTTCTTTCCCATGCTCCAGTTAGGATGCTTTAAAGCATCCGCAACTTTAACGTCCTTCAACTTTTCAACTGGCAAGTCCCTGTCATTAATAGCCTCAATAAACGATCTCTTTGTAGCATCAAGTtggagaatatatatatacaaaatgtCTGTAAGGTTCATATTGTAAAAGGTTGATTGATAATCGAAATTTGAACCCAACAAAACAACTTCTTTAACTATGGCCAAACGTTACATAGGTTCCCTAGGTTTATACATAAGTTTCCACAGCTCCAAATTTTTTCGTACTAATTTCAACTGATCTCTCCGAACCTTGTAATCTATAAATATAAACAAAGAATCTATATGGCAACATATGCAAGAGGAAACAAAATGcgaaaaaatcattaaaaaacaatacacgaaattaaaagaaaaaaaggaaagtcCTTTTTGGATATTCTTCGTTTATTCAACTCGGTAACTAATAccaaaatattatataaatgaATACCTGAAAGCCCCACCAGAAGCGGTCAAAATAATGCGGCGAAGTGCACCCTCGGGCAATCCCTGAATACACTGGAGAAAGACATATCTTTAAGACCCTCCCAGTGAACTATAAGACACGATtgtgtatatacatatatgacAGTAGGTTAGCCAATAGGATAAGCAGAGATCTAACTAAGCCTCTAACTATCTAAGCAACATCAGTCGATAGTTTGTAGAAGGAAAGATACTCTGTTAACAGAAGTTCCTGGGAACGAATTCATTACATACCTGGAATATGGCTGAATGTTCTGAATCAGCGGGAAGGATCTTTACATTGTGCTTGTGGGCAAGGGGAAGAACAAAGGGACCACCAGCAATAAGAGTCTCTTTATTGGCCAAGGCTATGTCTTTCCCAGCTTCAATTGCGGCAACAGTAGGCTAAAGAAAGACACTAAGTTCAGCTTCTAGGCACTGTTGTTTATCTATAAGTACCCAACTAACAACATGAGGTGCTACAACCAGACAGAGTTCTCATTGTGCTAAACATACAATTATGATATCATGTACTTAATCTTACGAAGAGATGGTTCCAAACGAACCAATGCTATTCCTACTGAGATTTAGGAAATTTGGGTGGTATGTTCTTTTGTGAAATATAGATGTGTGTGTAGGTGTAACTATATTCCTTGGACTATTAGAAAAGACGGAATACCTTTAGTCCAGCACAGCCTACTATTCCTGTAACAACAGTGACTGCATCCGGGTGTCTTGCAACCTGAATGATTTCAAGAACATGGTTTAAAGGATGCAATTGGCTTTCATCAGTTAGGTTTTTTACAAAAACTAGACAGGGAAGAATACCTCAATTATTCCCTGCTCACCAGGGATAATTTCAGGCTTCTCATCAAGATCAGCCAAAGCCTCTTTGAGTTCATCAATTAAGGACTCATTTCTAACAGCAACTAATTGAGGTTTAAATGTTTTCACCTGAGCCATAGAATATCATGTTAATAAGCAAATAATTTAGCCTTCAAGgacaaagtttaaaaaattaggTAGATCTTTCTTGGCTTTGATAGTCCTTTTCATCCTTTCCCATCAGAGATAAAGAACCACAACCTCCGTATAAGAAGTTTGATTATGCTGTATTGCTATGGTTGGGTATATAGGCTTCTGTTCAGAATCGATTATCAAAGTCGCCACTGTACAGTAGTTAGATGGTGGTTTCATATCCAATATGTGTTTTCACCGAGCTGAAACAACTAGCTCCACAGAATATGACATCATAAATGAATACCTGATCTGCAAGGAGAGTTATATTAGAGCCAGCTGCCAGTCCCACAACTTTAAATTTCTCGGGGTGCTCTGCCACAATATCCAATGTCTGTAGaacaaaaaaattgtaaataagaaaccGTTGAGAGACtaacaaataaattgaaaaaaacaaaTAGTTGATTCGTTCAATATTTTTCCTGAAAGAGACAAGTCTACTACTCTCTTGAGACAAAAAATATTAATTGTGGACAGAAGAAAAGAGTTTTGTCTTGCTCTAGTAGATATCAAATCCAACATACTTGAGTTCCGATGGAACCAGTGGATCCTAGAATGGAGATAGGCTTCCGGCCATCCCATTTCTTATACCCCGGCGGTACGACCGCTTGTCCAGGCCAAGCTGGAGGAGGAGGCTGTGAAGAACAGTGAATTCTTTTATGAACTATAGTTCTGCAGTCCTTAATGGATGATCCACCTGAGAATAAAAAAGCTTAAGATTCAAACGCTGTTTAAATTGAATAAAACAACAGTCAATCTGCATATTTAAAGGTGCTGGAATCAACCTAGAGATCGACGGCCCTAAGAGCCCATTCTCCAGGTTCAAATTTATTCAACCACTCCTGAATCTTTTCACAAGACAATAAAACAACTAAAATAATAAACGATTGCGTCATACTCCGAACATATTCCAATCTTAAATAACGAATCAAACTCAACCGCAATTTCTTATTCACGAATTTCAACAGAGTATTCTGATGAATCAGTCAAATTttaggaaacaaaaaaaaaaaaaaaaaaaaactcagagAATCATAATTCTAAAGTACTTCCAAAAAATTCAAGTTAAACTAAAACCGAAAATAATCCCGGTTGTTACGCAGATAAAACCTAAAAATCAAGAATAAA
The sequence above is drawn from the Cucumis melo cultivar AY chromosome 2, USDA_Cmelo_AY_1.0, whole genome shotgun sequence genome and encodes:
- the LOC103502405 gene encoding 1-deoxy-D-xylulose 5-phosphate reductoisomerase, chloroplastic — translated: MALNVLAPPEIKALSFLESSRSRHLTKLQGGSSIKDCRTIVHKRIHCSSQPPPPAWPGQAVVPPGYKKWDGRKPISILGSTGSIGTQTLDIVAEHPEKFKVVGLAAGSNITLLADQVKTFKPQLVAVRNESLIDELKEALADLDEKPEIIPGEQGIIEVARHPDAVTVVTGIVGCAGLKPTVAAIEAGKDIALANKETLIAGGPFVLPLAHKHNVKILPADSEHSAIFQCIQGLPEGALRRIILTASGGAFRDLPVEKLKDVKVADALKHPNWSMGKKITVDSATLFNKGLEVIEAHYLFGAEYDDIEIVIHPQSIIHSMVETQDSSVLAQLGWPDMRLPIAYTITWPERLYCSEVTWPRLDLCKLGSLTFKTPDNVKYPSMDLAYAAGRAGGTMTGVLSAANEKAVEMFIDEKIGYLDIFKVVELTCDKHRNELITTPSLEEIVHYDLWARDYAASLQSSSSFSPVAA